One Mycobacteroides abscessus ATCC 19977 genomic window carries:
- a CDS encoding MarR family winged helix-turn-helix transcriptional regulator → MKTKPALISSINALVSAVGDKFEPDEDADAERDFMAQRCPRRMERLIRTLPTLSLHLLAAIAEGPVSVVGLAARSGQLKGTVSKHVQRLVDAGWVERAPIPGNRKEIELILTADGRTVADAHAQLHEEMDRGVQDFLLRYSNADLQVVEKVLQDLLAAGKDGVRIVAAGR, encoded by the coding sequence ATGAAAACCAAGCCTGCGCTGATCTCCAGCATCAACGCGCTGGTGAGTGCGGTGGGGGACAAGTTCGAACCCGATGAGGATGCCGACGCCGAGCGGGATTTCATGGCCCAGCGCTGCCCACGCCGGATGGAGCGGCTCATCAGGACGCTGCCGACGCTATCGCTGCATCTACTGGCGGCCATCGCCGAGGGGCCGGTCAGTGTGGTGGGCCTGGCCGCGCGCTCGGGTCAGCTCAAGGGCACGGTATCCAAGCATGTGCAGCGCTTGGTGGATGCGGGCTGGGTGGAACGTGCGCCGATTCCCGGTAACCGCAAGGAGATTGAGCTGATTTTGACGGCGGACGGACGTACCGTTGCCGACGCGCACGCGCAGCTGCACGAGGAAATGGATCGTGGTGTGCAGGACTTCCTGCTGCGCTACAGCAATGCCGATCTACAGGTTGTCGAGAAGGTGTTGCAGGACCTGTTGGCCGCTGGGAAGGACGGTGTGCGCATCGTGGCCGCCGGGCGCTAG
- a CDS encoding GbsR/MarR family transcriptional regulator: MDESAEQLALMLTTHGMQRMTARVLTALLFTEQPTMTSSELSEQLQASSGAISTSIRMLTSVGLAERVPVPASRRDHYRLRDNAWAVLFTNQNAVLSAMQEAAAAGIAGTQKDSLARARLTQMRDFYAFLLGEIPTLLERWRQEQH; encoded by the coding sequence GTGGATGAATCCGCCGAGCAGCTCGCACTGATGCTGACAACCCACGGCATGCAACGTATGACCGCACGGGTGCTTACGGCGCTGCTGTTCACCGAGCAACCGACCATGACCTCCAGCGAGTTGTCCGAGCAGCTGCAGGCCAGCTCGGGAGCGATCTCCACCTCGATACGCATGCTGACTTCGGTGGGCCTTGCCGAGCGGGTGCCCGTGCCGGCGAGCCGTCGCGACCACTACCGGCTGCGCGATAACGCATGGGCGGTGTTGTTCACCAACCAGAACGCCGTGCTGTCCGCCATGCAGGAGGCGGCGGCAGCGGGGATCGCGGGAACACAGAAGGACAGCCTGGCCCGCGCCCGCCTGACCCAGATGCGTGACTTCTATGCGTTCTTACTGGGCGAGATCCCCACCCTGCTGGAGCGCTGGCGCCAGGAGCAGCACTAG
- a CDS encoding quinone oxidoreductase family protein: MKAAVVHEWGQEPAYTDFPDPQPTGGAEVATVEASALTNLTRAVISGKHYSSKEITLPAIAGVDGVARLANGKRVYSGSLAPYGMMAERTVVYPAGAVEVPEHVDSVTAAAIPNPGISAWVALSHGAAVQPGQHVLVLGATGVTGSLAVQLAKSVFGAGHVTVAGRNAERLDWLRTVGADDAIMLGSDDLTEAITARHATRPFDAVLDYLWGSPAEQTLSALAASHPSAHFHATRFVQIGAMTGETISVNASTLRSTGITLSGVGIGSVPPEALQHARTEALPKLFAMVNNGDLQLQTLARPLADIETIWAAKEPSGVRVVVTPQ; encoded by the coding sequence ATGAAGGCAGCAGTCGTTCATGAGTGGGGGCAGGAGCCCGCCTACACCGACTTCCCGGACCCACAGCCCACCGGCGGCGCCGAGGTCGCCACCGTCGAGGCGTCCGCGTTGACCAATCTCACCCGAGCCGTCATCTCCGGAAAACACTACAGCAGCAAGGAAATAACCCTCCCGGCGATCGCCGGCGTGGACGGCGTCGCCCGGCTGGCCAATGGCAAGCGGGTGTACTCCGGCTCGCTCGCGCCCTACGGGATGATGGCCGAACGCACCGTGGTGTACCCGGCCGGTGCCGTGGAGGTGCCCGAGCATGTCGACTCGGTGACCGCTGCCGCGATACCCAATCCGGGGATATCGGCCTGGGTAGCCCTGTCCCATGGCGCCGCGGTGCAGCCCGGCCAGCACGTGCTGGTGCTGGGAGCCACCGGGGTCACCGGCTCACTTGCCGTGCAATTGGCGAAATCGGTGTTCGGCGCCGGGCATGTGACCGTCGCCGGCCGCAATGCCGAGCGGCTGGACTGGCTGAGGACGGTCGGCGCCGATGACGCGATCATGCTCGGCAGCGACGACCTGACCGAGGCCATCACCGCGCGGCACGCCACGCGGCCGTTCGACGCGGTGCTCGACTACCTGTGGGGCTCCCCCGCCGAACAGACGCTCAGCGCACTGGCGGCCAGTCACCCGTCGGCGCACTTCCACGCCACCCGGTTTGTCCAGATCGGTGCAATGACCGGGGAAACAATCAGCGTGAACGCTTCCACCTTGCGCAGCACCGGCATCACCTTGTCCGGTGTCGGGATCGGCAGCGTGCCGCCCGAGGCGCTGCAGCACGCCCGCACCGAGGCCCTGCCGAAACTCTTCGCCATGGTCAACAACGGAGACCTGCAGCTACAGACACTGGCCCGGCCGCTCGCCGATATCGAAACCATCTGGGCGGCAAAGGAGCCGTCCGGGGTGCGGGTGGTGGTCACTCCCCAGTAA
- a CDS encoding ABC-F family ATP-binding cassette domain-containing protein, with amino-acid sequence MSAVISCGALTYTHPDGSVALDGLDMLVPAGRSGLVGVNGSGKSTLLKLIAGELRPTSGMVHASGEIGYLPQDLTIRADQSVPDLLGLTPVLAAIEAIENGSTDQTDFDTVGDDWDLAERVRAELDRLGLPAAVLDRSLGELSGGEVIRLGLARLLLRRPDVLLLDEPTNNLDGESRRHLYDVVSAWQRTLLVVSHDRELLEHVERIGDLRDGGVTWYGGGYSDYAAAVAAEQEAAAQAISTAKAEVRRERRDLAEAERVIAQRRRYGAKMQANKREPKIVMGLRKRAAQESAAALKQTQTDRLDKARENLGEAQTRLRADRSIRIDLPGTEVPAGRVVLTTEQLVLRHGVPAHLDLRGPQRVGLVGPNGSGKTTLLHTIAGRIPAAEGSATVHVPLGLLPQRLDLLDDSLSVADNVARRAPHADVNAVRARLARFLFRGNAADKLVGALSGGERFRATLAAVLLADPAPQLLLLDEPTNNLDFASYDALVSALAEYRGAVLVASHDLGFLEDIGAAQVDWRPDPVIG; translated from the coding sequence ATGTCTGCTGTCATCTCCTGCGGCGCACTCACCTACACACATCCCGATGGCTCCGTCGCGCTCGACGGGCTCGACATGCTGGTTCCGGCGGGGCGTTCCGGACTGGTAGGTGTCAACGGTTCCGGTAAGTCCACGCTGCTCAAACTCATCGCGGGCGAGCTGCGGCCCACCTCCGGTATGGTGCACGCCTCGGGTGAGATTGGTTATCTGCCACAGGATCTCACTATCCGCGCCGATCAGTCGGTGCCCGACCTGCTGGGCCTGACGCCGGTGCTGGCGGCCATCGAGGCCATCGAGAACGGCTCCACCGACCAGACCGACTTCGACACCGTCGGTGACGACTGGGATCTGGCCGAGCGGGTGCGTGCCGAACTGGACCGGCTGGGCCTGCCGGCGGCGGTGCTGGACCGCTCGCTGGGCGAGCTGTCCGGCGGAGAGGTGATTCGGCTGGGCCTGGCCCGGCTGCTGTTGCGGCGTCCCGACGTTCTGCTGCTCGACGAGCCCACCAACAATCTCGACGGTGAATCCCGGCGGCATCTCTACGACGTGGTGTCCGCCTGGCAGCGCACCCTGCTGGTGGTCAGCCACGACCGCGAGCTGCTGGAACACGTTGAACGCATCGGCGATCTGCGCGACGGCGGTGTGACCTGGTACGGCGGCGGATACAGCGATTACGCAGCCGCGGTCGCGGCCGAACAGGAGGCCGCCGCGCAGGCGATCTCCACGGCCAAGGCCGAGGTGCGCCGTGAGCGGCGTGACCTTGCCGAGGCGGAACGGGTGATCGCGCAGCGCCGCCGCTACGGCGCCAAGATGCAGGCCAACAAGCGCGAGCCCAAGATCGTCATGGGGCTGCGCAAGCGGGCCGCGCAGGAGTCGGCGGCGGCGCTCAAGCAGACCCAAACCGACCGGCTGGACAAGGCCCGCGAGAATTTGGGCGAGGCGCAGACCCGCCTGCGTGCGGACCGTTCCATCCGTATCGACCTGCCCGGCACCGAGGTTCCCGCCGGACGCGTCGTGCTCACCACCGAACAGCTGGTGCTGCGCCACGGGGTGCCCGCGCATCTGGATCTGCGGGGACCGCAGCGTGTCGGCCTGGTGGGGCCCAACGGTTCGGGTAAGACCACCCTGCTGCACACCATCGCCGGACGCATCCCGGCCGCCGAGGGTTCTGCGACGGTGCATGTTCCGCTCGGGCTCCTGCCACAGCGCCTGGACCTGCTGGACGATTCGCTGAGTGTTGCCGACAATGTGGCGCGCCGTGCTCCACACGCCGACGTCAATGCCGTCCGGGCCAGGCTGGCGCGATTCCTGTTCCGCGGCAATGCAGCCGACAAACTGGTCGGGGCGCTCTCCGGTGGTGAACGGTTCCGGGCGACACTGGCCGCCGTGCTGCTGGCGGACCCCGCTCCACAGCTGCTGCTGCTCGACGAACCCACCAACAACCTGGACTTCGCCTCCTACGACGCGCTGGTCTCCGCGCTTGCCGAGTATCGGGGCGCGGTGCTCGTTGCCAGCCATGACCTGGGCTTTCTGGAGGACATCGGGGCCGCGCAGGTGGACTGGAGACCCGATCCGGTAATCGGGTAG
- a CDS encoding glycogen/starch/alpha-glucan phosphorylase, whose translation MNHSAEPEHDEHSRTGLNADTLRRAIIDHLRYSIGRPASVLTPAHYYRALALAVRDRMQQRWIASMQTYLDLSRKVAVYLSAEFLMGPQLGNNLLNLQIEQQARDALSALGQDIDEVLACEEEPGLGNGGLGRLAACYLDSLATLDRPAIGYGIRYEYGIFDQEIRDGWQVEKTDNWLDNGNPWEIGKPDLNFIVGWGGHTEQYLDEHGNFRARWVPQRFLKGIPYDTPIQGYGVNTCNTLTLWSARAVQSFELDAFNAGDYYKAVEDEVSSETVTKVLYPNDEPEAGKRLRLLQQHFFVSCSLQRVLHILEDVAERPVNELAEQFALQLNDTHPSIGVAELMRLLVDERGLGWDEAWQITVAAFGYTNHTLLPEALETWPLGLFAESLPRHLEIIYEINRRFLDEVRAHFPGDEARVRRMSLIGEDGGKSVRMAHLATVGSHAINGVAALHSELLKESVLKDFYELWPQRFSNKTNGVTPRRFLALANPGLRELLDDAIGESWVADLDRLRELEPYAEDSSFRTQWREVKRLNKARLAEYVLATTGVDLDPSWMFDIQVKRIHEYKRQHLNVLHIVTLYHRLKQNPELRIAPRAFIFGGKAAPGYFMAKRIIKLINAVAEAVNNDPHVSQFIKVAFLPNFNVKSAHLIYPAADLSEQISTAGKEASGTGNMKFMLNGALTIGTLDGANVEIREEAGPENFFLFGLTVEEVQRLVHEGYRPEDFVELNDELRAVLDLIAGGHFSGGDPSVFAPIVEALRAHDPFLVLADYSSYIECQQRVSEAWHDVSAWTRMSILNTARSGKFSSDRAIAEYCEEIWGVRPVTVQV comes from the coding sequence ATGAACCACTCCGCCGAGCCCGAGCACGACGAGCATTCCCGCACCGGTCTGAATGCCGACACTCTGCGGCGAGCCATCATCGACCATCTGCGGTACTCGATCGGGCGCCCGGCGAGCGTGCTGACCCCCGCGCACTACTACCGCGCGCTGGCCCTGGCGGTCCGGGATCGCATGCAGCAGCGCTGGATCGCCAGCATGCAGACCTATCTGGACCTGAGCCGCAAGGTGGCGGTGTACCTATCGGCCGAGTTCCTCATGGGTCCGCAACTGGGCAACAACCTGCTGAACCTGCAGATCGAACAGCAGGCTCGCGACGCCCTGTCCGCGCTGGGTCAGGACATCGATGAGGTGCTCGCCTGCGAGGAGGAACCCGGGCTGGGCAACGGTGGGCTCGGACGCCTGGCGGCGTGCTACCTGGACTCGCTGGCCACCCTGGATCGCCCGGCGATCGGCTACGGCATCCGCTATGAGTACGGGATCTTCGACCAGGAGATCCGCGACGGATGGCAGGTCGAGAAGACCGACAACTGGCTCGACAACGGAAACCCTTGGGAAATAGGCAAACCCGACCTCAATTTCATTGTCGGGTGGGGCGGCCACACCGAGCAGTATCTCGATGAGCACGGGAACTTCCGGGCTCGCTGGGTTCCGCAGCGCTTCCTCAAGGGCATCCCCTACGACACCCCGATCCAGGGCTACGGAGTGAACACTTGTAACACGCTGACGCTGTGGAGCGCGCGGGCCGTACAGTCCTTCGAGCTGGACGCCTTCAACGCGGGCGACTACTACAAGGCCGTCGAGGACGAGGTGTCGTCCGAAACCGTCACCAAGGTGCTCTACCCCAACGACGAGCCCGAGGCCGGTAAACGCCTGCGGCTGCTGCAACAGCACTTCTTTGTATCCTGCTCCCTGCAGCGGGTGCTGCACATCCTGGAAGATGTGGCCGAGCGCCCGGTCAACGAGCTGGCCGAGCAATTCGCTTTGCAGCTCAACGACACTCATCCGTCCATCGGTGTCGCGGAGTTGATGCGGCTGCTGGTCGACGAGCGCGGATTGGGCTGGGACGAGGCCTGGCAGATCACCGTCGCCGCGTTCGGCTACACCAACCACACCTTGCTGCCCGAGGCGCTGGAGACCTGGCCGCTGGGACTGTTCGCCGAGTCCCTGCCCCGGCACCTGGAGATCATCTACGAGATCAACCGGCGCTTCCTCGACGAGGTGCGTGCGCACTTCCCCGGTGACGAGGCCCGCGTGCGCCGCATGTCGCTCATCGGCGAGGATGGCGGCAAGAGCGTGCGGATGGCGCATCTGGCCACCGTGGGCAGCCACGCCATCAACGGTGTTGCCGCGCTGCATTCGGAGCTGCTCAAGGAAAGTGTGCTCAAGGACTTCTACGAGCTGTGGCCGCAGCGGTTCAGCAACAAGACCAATGGGGTGACGCCGCGCCGCTTCCTGGCGCTGGCCAATCCGGGGCTGCGGGAGCTGCTCGACGACGCCATCGGCGAGAGCTGGGTCGCGGACCTGGACCGGCTGCGCGAGCTGGAGCCGTACGCGGAGGATTCCTCGTTCCGCACGCAGTGGCGCGAGGTCAAGCGCCTCAACAAGGCCCGGCTCGCCGAATACGTGCTGGCCACCACCGGAGTGGACCTGGATCCCAGCTGGATGTTCGACATCCAGGTCAAGAGGATCCACGAGTACAAGCGCCAGCACCTCAACGTGTTGCACATCGTGACGCTCTACCACCGGCTCAAGCAGAACCCGGAGCTGCGGATCGCGCCGCGCGCCTTCATCTTCGGGGGTAAGGCCGCGCCGGGGTACTTCATGGCCAAGCGCATCATCAAGCTCATCAACGCGGTCGCCGAGGCGGTCAACAACGATCCGCATGTCAGCCAGTTCATCAAGGTGGCGTTCCTGCCGAACTTCAACGTCAAGAGCGCGCATCTGATCTACCCGGCGGCCGACTTGTCCGAGCAGATCTCCACCGCGGGCAAGGAAGCCTCGGGCACCGGGAACATGAAGTTCATGCTCAATGGTGCACTCACCATCGGCACGCTCGACGGCGCCAATGTCGAGATCCGCGAGGAGGCAGGCCCCGAGAACTTCTTCCTGTTCGGGCTCACCGTCGAGGAGGTGCAGCGCCTGGTACACGAGGGCTACCGTCCCGAGGATTTCGTCGAACTCAATGACGAGTTGCGAGCGGTGCTGGATCTGATTGCCGGGGGCCATTTCTCGGGTGGAGACCCGTCGGTGTTCGCGCCGATTGTCGAGGCGCTGCGCGCCCACGACCCGTTCCTGGTGCTGGCCGACTACTCCTCCTATATCGAATGCCAGCAACGAGTGTCCGAGGCCTGGCATGACGTGTCGGCGTGGACGCGGATGTCGATCCTCAACACCGCGCGGAGCGGCAAGTTCTCCTCGGACCGCGCCATCGCCGAGTACTGCGAGGAGATTTGGGGCGTGCGGCCGGTCACCGTCCAGGTGTAG
- a CDS encoding M4 family metallopeptidase: MCQRFIIPPAVLSRLAEDGDIAEDSRAALSATAACELSWRTLRNAHTRATQASLLTSRAAALGAAATGLAKVPETPVFDCRQTTSLPGVAVADPATSKDATAQRAFDETVAVAEFYRNCFGRNSVDNAGMTLVSSIHYGVKYSNAFWNGSQMAYGDGDGQIFLDFTKSNDVIGHELTHGVTQFTAGLDYENEAGALNESVSDVFGSMFRQWQGQQSADKADWLIGKDILGPRALDKGYTCLRDMADPAAAHCLSPQPSHYRDYVPGSDPHEGSGIPNHAFYLAATKYGSHSWEAVGTVWYQALTSPKATKNMTFKAFAKLTRQIAAGRTGADSPQAAIDEAWTEVGL, from the coding sequence ATGTGCCAGCGTTTCATCATCCCTCCGGCCGTGCTGTCCCGATTGGCCGAGGACGGCGATATCGCCGAAGACTCACGCGCCGCCCTCTCGGCCACCGCGGCATGCGAATTGTCTTGGCGCACCTTGCGCAATGCGCACACGCGCGCCACTCAGGCCAGCCTCCTGACAAGCCGGGCCGCCGCCCTCGGAGCCGCCGCCACCGGGCTGGCCAAGGTTCCCGAGACGCCCGTGTTCGATTGCCGGCAGACCACCTCGTTGCCGGGCGTGGCCGTGGCCGACCCTGCCACCTCCAAGGACGCCACGGCACAACGGGCGTTCGACGAGACGGTGGCGGTCGCAGAGTTCTACCGGAACTGCTTTGGGCGCAACTCCGTTGACAACGCGGGGATGACCCTGGTGTCATCCATTCATTACGGCGTCAAGTACTCCAATGCGTTCTGGAACGGTTCGCAGATGGCCTACGGGGACGGTGACGGCCAGATATTTCTGGACTTCACCAAGTCCAACGATGTGATCGGTCATGAACTGACACACGGGGTCACGCAATTCACCGCCGGCCTGGATTACGAGAACGAAGCGGGGGCATTGAACGAAAGTGTCTCGGACGTCTTCGGTTCGATGTTCCGGCAATGGCAGGGGCAGCAGAGCGCGGACAAGGCCGACTGGCTGATCGGCAAGGACATCCTGGGACCGCGCGCCCTCGACAAGGGATACACGTGCCTACGCGATATGGCCGACCCCGCCGCCGCGCACTGCCTCTCACCGCAGCCCTCGCACTACCGCGACTACGTGCCGGGCAGTGATCCGCATGAGGGCAGCGGCATCCCCAATCACGCGTTCTACCTGGCCGCCACCAAGTACGGCTCCCACTCCTGGGAGGCCGTGGGAACGGTCTGGTACCAGGCTCTCACCAGCCCGAAGGCAACGAAAAACATGACATTCAAGGCCTTCGCGAAACTCACCCGGCAGATCGCCGCGGGCCGGACCGGGGCAGACTCGCCACAGGCGGCGATCGATGAGGCCTGGACCGAGGTGGGGCTCTAG
- a CDS encoding protealysin inhibitor emfourin, giving the protein MVEYLIDRRGGFTGLPASGTVTDQSLDPEARRALDGLLDSPGSLPSDPGADRFTYTVTRVSGSDRTTRSIPESLLPDAVRQCVQERI; this is encoded by the coding sequence ATGGTGGAGTACCTCATCGACAGACGGGGAGGATTCACCGGGCTACCGGCCAGCGGCACGGTTACTGACCAGAGCTTGGACCCCGAGGCACGACGTGCACTGGATGGATTGTTGGACAGCCCCGGGTCGCTTCCGAGCGACCCGGGTGCCGACCGTTTCACCTACACGGTGACCCGCGTCAGCGGTTCCGACCGGACCACCCGCAGCATTCCGGAGAGTCTGCTGCCCGACGCCGTCAGGCAGTGTGTCCAAGAACGGATCTGA
- a CDS encoding acyl-CoA dehydrogenase family protein produces MTFSSEHDDFRRTIRRYIEEKINPRVDEWEREQMMPLHEVIADMAKLGFVGLEYDPEYGGQGADHLFTLVLAEELGRVDHGSFPMAFGVHVAMATPSLHKHGSDELKREFLAPALRGEQIAAIAVTEPDAGSDVAGIKTHARRDGDDWVINGSKMFITNSVQADWLCVLARTSDEGGYAGMSQIIVPTKAPGYEVRKLDKLGMHASDTGLITFDDVRVPVSNTIGEIGRGFQQQMSQFVMERMFGAYGIPASVNRALQRTKEYALARHVFGKPLTKNQHLAYQYAGLAARADMLEVYNRDIAERYMAGENVTRKVTIAKLTAGPLVREAGDWCLQVHGGMGYMTETWTSRFFRDQRLLSIGGGADEVMMRVLSQIDGFS; encoded by the coding sequence ATGACGTTCTCGTCCGAACACGACGACTTTCGCCGCACTATCCGCAGGTACATTGAGGAAAAGATCAACCCCCGCGTCGACGAGTGGGAACGCGAGCAGATGATGCCGCTGCACGAGGTGATCGCCGATATGGCCAAGCTCGGATTCGTCGGCCTGGAATACGACCCTGAATACGGCGGACAAGGAGCGGATCACCTCTTCACGCTGGTCCTTGCCGAGGAACTCGGCCGGGTGGATCACGGGTCCTTTCCGATGGCCTTCGGGGTTCACGTCGCGATGGCCACCCCCTCGCTGCACAAACACGGCAGCGATGAGCTCAAGCGCGAGTTCCTGGCTCCGGCCTTGCGCGGTGAGCAGATCGCGGCGATTGCGGTGACCGAGCCCGACGCCGGGTCCGATGTGGCGGGCATCAAGACTCATGCCCGGCGTGACGGTGATGACTGGGTGATCAACGGCTCGAAGATGTTCATCACCAACTCCGTTCAGGCCGACTGGTTGTGCGTGCTGGCCCGCACCTCCGATGAGGGTGGCTACGCGGGCATGAGTCAGATCATCGTTCCGACCAAGGCCCCCGGGTACGAGGTCCGCAAGCTGGACAAGCTGGGCATGCACGCCTCCGACACCGGTCTGATCACCTTCGACGATGTCCGGGTGCCGGTGTCCAACACCATCGGCGAGATCGGCCGCGGGTTTCAGCAGCAGATGTCGCAGTTCGTCATGGAGCGCATGTTCGGCGCGTACGGCATCCCCGCGAGTGTCAACCGGGCGCTACAGCGCACCAAGGAATATGCGTTGGCGCGCCACGTTTTTGGCAAGCCGCTGACCAAGAACCAGCATCTGGCCTACCAATACGCGGGGCTGGCGGCGCGGGCCGACATGCTGGAGGTCTACAACCGTGACATCGCCGAGCGGTACATGGCGGGGGAGAACGTGACCCGCAAGGTCACCATCGCCAAACTGACCGCCGGGCCGCTGGTCCGCGAGGCCGGCGATTGGTGCCTGCAGGTGCACGGCGGCATGGGGTATATGACCGAGACGTGGACATCGCGATTCTTCCGGGATCAGCGTCTGCTCAGCATCGGCGGCGGTGCCGACGAGGTGATGATGCGGGTCCTATCCCAGATCGACGGATTCTCCTGA
- a CDS encoding M4 family metallopeptidase, with translation MCFIIPQDVLLRLADDDSVADDSRTALAATAASETAWRTLREAHTEATQAGLVARIDAFAGVAKALAKAPGTPVFDCKHTMSLPGVAVASPGSSTDASAKRAFTETAAVAKFYKECFGRNSVDDEGMTLVSSVHYSVNYSNAFWNGSQMTYGDGDGEIFVDFTASNDVIGHELTHGVTQYTAGLLYKNEAGGLNESMSDVFGSMFRQWSAGQTVDQADWLIGKDIMGPRAVAKGFTCLRDMADPGARHCLAPQPSHYRDYVPGSDPHESSGIPNYAFYLAATKHGSYSWQGVGTVWYEALTSPKARPNMKMKAFANLTREISAANTATESVHKAIDDAWTAVGL, from the coding sequence ATGTGTTTCATTATCCCTCAAGATGTCCTGCTGCGATTGGCCGACGATGACAGCGTCGCCGACGATTCGCGAACCGCACTGGCGGCCACGGCCGCATCTGAAACCGCCTGGCGCACATTGCGTGAGGCGCATACCGAGGCCACCCAGGCGGGGCTGGTCGCCCGCATAGATGCCTTTGCCGGCGTGGCCAAGGCGCTGGCCAAGGCCCCCGGCACCCCGGTGTTCGACTGCAAGCACACCATGTCGCTGCCGGGGGTCGCGGTGGCTAGCCCGGGCAGCTCTACAGATGCCTCCGCCAAGAGGGCGTTCACCGAAACCGCTGCGGTGGCAAAGTTTTACAAGGAGTGCTTCGGCCGCAATTCTGTCGACGACGAGGGCATGACGTTGGTGTCCTCCGTGCACTACAGCGTGAACTACTCCAACGCGTTCTGGAACGGCTCGCAGATGACCTACGGCGACGGTGACGGGGAGATCTTCGTCGACTTCACCGCGTCGAACGACGTGATCGGTCACGAGCTGACTCACGGCGTCACCCAGTACACGGCGGGTCTGCTCTACAAGAACGAGGCCGGTGGACTCAACGAGAGCATGTCGGATGTGTTCGGATCGATGTTCCGGCAATGGAGCGCGGGCCAGACCGTCGATCAGGCCGACTGGTTGATCGGCAAGGACATCATGGGTCCGCGCGCCGTCGCCAAGGGCTTCACCTGCCTGCGCGATATGGCCGATCCGGGCGCCCGCCACTGCCTGGCGCCGCAGCCGTCGCACTACCGCGACTACGTGCCGGGCAGTGATCCGCACGAGAGCAGCGGCATCCCCAACTACGCGTTCTACCTGGCGGCGACCAAGCATGGCTCGTACTCCTGGCAGGGCGTGGGGACGGTCTGGTACGAGGCGCTGACCAGCCCGAAGGCACGTCCGAACATGAAGATGAAGGCCTTCGCCAACCTGACTCGGGAGATCTCCGCGGCCAATACGGCCACCGAGTCCGTCCACAAGGCGATTGACGACGCGTGGACCGCGGTCGGGCTGTAG
- a CDS encoding cysteine hydrolase family protein produces MTDFVAPEWGSSALVIIDVQTEFVSGAMTVPGTADRIPALARLASAFRKAGRPIVHVVRLYVPGGSDTDLPRRAEILAGREIAAPGTDGSQIPHELLPTGAQLDSALLLAGGFQEVGPAEHILFKPRWSAFYRTELEQHLRERGISTVVVAGCNLPNCPRATLFDASERDYRAVVVEDATSQVTPERLHDLRLIGVNISDVASVEKELTGA; encoded by the coding sequence GTGACTGATTTTGTCGCTCCCGAGTGGGGCAGCTCAGCCCTGGTGATCATCGACGTGCAGACCGAGTTTGTCTCCGGCGCGATGACAGTGCCGGGAACCGCGGACCGCATTCCAGCTCTCGCCCGTCTGGCCTCGGCGTTCCGTAAGGCGGGCCGGCCGATCGTGCATGTGGTGCGGCTGTACGTGCCCGGCGGTTCCGATACCGATCTGCCCCGTCGCGCGGAGATTCTCGCCGGACGCGAGATCGCCGCACCGGGCACCGACGGATCACAGATTCCCCACGAGCTCCTGCCCACCGGCGCACAACTGGATTCCGCGCTGCTGTTGGCGGGTGGGTTCCAGGAGGTCGGGCCCGCCGAACACATCCTGTTCAAGCCGCGCTGGAGCGCCTTCTACCGCACCGAACTGGAACAGCACCTACGTGAGCGCGGCATATCGACCGTGGTGGTCGCGGGCTGCAACCTGCCGAACTGCCCGCGCGCCACGCTGTTCGACGCCTCCGAGCGGGACTACCGCGCCGTGGTCGTCGAGGACGCCACCTCGCAGGTGACGCCGGAGCGGCTGCACGATCTGAGGCTCATCGGCGTGAACATCAGCGATGTTGCGTCGGTGGAAAAGGAGCTGACGGGAGCCTAG